One segment of Heterodontus francisci isolate sHetFra1 chromosome 28, sHetFra1.hap1, whole genome shotgun sequence DNA contains the following:
- the LOC137345228 gene encoding probable G-protein coupled receptor 139 yields the protein MLVSTSCSAFLPELKTCRLIDGRICSRGRIPHTTKVGGGVFDHKFNVCVLIRNVKHLLANLVAIVMLSRGKCRLSTCTTRYLVAMATADLLLIITVVILREISHYYFLGSFLDITPVCRVIIALLRAARDFSVWFTIAFSFDRFVVICCQKLKTKYCTEKTAAVILAMTCILLCLKNIPFCFLYEPALIVFNVPLLCYPKSKNYTEPGWMVYHWFNTVLTPLLPFVLILLINSLIVGHILLTSRVRKGLRGPIKGENHSDPEMESRRKSVILLFIISGSFTLLWLTFVAEFFKYGIAGTTPNYYNDSVLVFRNVGFMLQNLNSCTIEFIYMVTQSKFREQFMVAVKYPVVSIIQLKFKHKC from the exons GGAGGAGGAGTGTTTGATCACAAATTCAACGTGTGCGTTCTGATCAGAAATGTCAAACATCTCTTGG ctaatttagtggcgattgtgatgctgtcccggggaaagtgcagactctccacctgcaccacgcgctacctggttgccatggcaacggcggatttaCTGCTCATTATCACTGTCGTCATACTAAGGGAAATTAGTCATTATTATtttctgggatcttttctggatatCACCCCTGTCTGTCGCGTTATCATTGCCCTGCTTCGTGCAGCAAGAGacttttctgtctggttcaccatcgctttctcctttgatcgatttgtggtcatttgttgccaaaaactgaaaactaaatattgcaccgagaaaactgcagctgtgattTTAGCAatgacctgcattctgctctgcttAAAAAATATTCCGTTCTGCTTTTTATATGAACCAGCATTGATAGTCTTCAATGTACCGTTACTCTGCTATCCAAAGTCAAAAAATTACACTGAACCTGGCTGGATGGTGTATCACTGGTTTAatacggttttaaccccattgctcccattcgtttTAATTCTGCTGATCAACTCCCTGATAGTCGGACACATTTTAttgaccagtcgagtccgtaaaggactgaggggtcccatcaagggagagaatcacagtgacccagagatggagagcagaaggaagtccgtGATTTTACTTTTCATCATATCGGGAagcttcacacttctctggttgACATTTGTTGCAGAATTCTTTAAATATGGCATTGCAGGAACAACTCCCAATTATTACAATGATTCTGTATTGGTATTTCGAAATGTTGGATTCATGCTGCAGAATTTAAACAGCTGCACAATTGAATTTATTTATATGGTAACTCAGTCCAAATTCAGAGAGCAATTCATGGTTGCTGTGAAATATCCGGTtgtatcaattattcaattaaagtTTAAACATAAatgctga